Genomic segment of Deinococcus sp. YIM 134068:
AGCAGTTGGAGGGCACGCTGAAGATCACCGCCGTCCCGCTGACATGGCCCATCGGTGACGGCCCGGACTTCAAGGGCGTGTACGACCTCTCCACCGGGCAGGTTCTCGCCTTCGAGCGCACTTCGGGAGGCAAGCACCGCGCGCCCATGCAGACGGCGGGACTCAACGACCCCAAGCTGGTCGAATTGGTCGGCCCCGACCTCGCCGCGAAACTCGTGCAGGACGTGGAACTCATTCAGGGGGCGCTGCCCGAGTTCGAGCCGGAGGCGTTCCTGAACGGTGAACTCACCCCCGTCTTCTTCGGCTCGGCGATGAACAACTTCGGGGTGGAGCACTTCCTCGCCAACTTCGTGGACCTCGCGCCGCCGCCCGGCCCCACCGAGACGAACGTGGGCGAGCGTGACCCGGAGGCGTCTTTTGCGGGCTTCGTCTTCAAGCTCCAGGCGAACATGAGCCGGGCACACCGCGACCGCACCGCCTTCATGCGCGTGATGAGCGGCCACTTCGAGCGCGGCATGGACGTGACCCATACCCGCACCGGGCGCAAGCTGCGGCTCAGTCAGGCGCATACCCTCTTCGCCCAGGACCGCGAGAAAGTCGAAGAAGCGTATCCCGGCGACATCGTGGGCCTCGTTAACCCCGGCGTCTTCCAGATCGGCGACGTGGTGAGCGTGGACCCGAAAGTGCAGCTCCCGTCCTTCCCCCGCTTCACGCCGGAGACCTTCGCCACCATCAGTCTCAAGGACGTGGGCAAGCGCAAGGCGTTCATGAAAGGCCTCCAGCAGCTCGCGGAGGAGGGCGTCGTGCAGGTCTTCTACCCGACAGATGGGGCGCGCGACCCCTACCTCGGTGCGGTCGGCCCCCTCCAGTTCGAGGTCTTCCAGGCACGGCTGGCCGAGGAGTACGGGGTGGAGGTGGAGATGCACGTGACCTCTTACCAGCTTGTGCGCTGGCTGGCTGGCGACGCCGGGAGCGTGGCCCGCTTCGCCCGTCATGTGGAGGACGACCAGGGCCGCCCGGTGATGCTCTTCCGCAGCCGGTACGACCTCGACTACACCGCCGAGCAGCACCCGGAGATCGAGTTCCTGCCGCTGCCGAAGGACCTCACGCGGGTCTAGGCCGATGAACCTCGACCGCGTGCCGCCCGCCTTCTTCAGCCTGCCCACCGTCGGCGCGGCGCTGAGGATGAACGTCGCGGACGTGACCGAGCTGAGCCTGAACCGCACGGCGGTCGGGTATCAGGGAAACGCTCAGGTGCGGGAGAAGGGGCGGCTCTACCGCTCCACGTTCATGCTGAGTCCGGGGGGCGTCTACGCGGGCGGCGCGTGCGGATGCGGGCGCAAGGGCTGTGCCCACCTCGCCCGCGCCCTCCTCAGCCCGGCGCTGGACCGCGAGCTGGAGCGGCTGGGGGGAGCGGCATCTCTGCCCGAACCGCCTCCCACCCGACCGGAGCCGCCCGACACCTCCGACGAGGACGCCCCCACCGTCCCTCTCGCCTCCCCGCTGCGGCAGTGGCTCACGGCGGTCTCCGAGCTGACCGGGGAGGGGCCGGGGGAGCGGGGCGGCGTCACCCTGCGCTTCGACCTCGGCGTGACGCTGCGCTCCCGCACGGCGCGCGAGACGCTGACGTTGCGGGTGCGGCGGGCCACGCGGGAGGGCGGACGCGGGGAGGTGCACGCCGTCTCCGGCTACGCCCTGCCCCACGCCCTGCGCTGGAACCGGAGTGACGAAGGCGGCCTGCCCCGCTTCGCCGCCCCCGACCGCGATGTGCTGACCGTCCTCGCGCTCGGCGGCGAGAGCGGCGTCTTGAAGGGCGAGGAGGTGTGGTATCTCGGCGACCACCCGCTCACCGACCCCCTCCTCACCCGGCTGCTGGACACGGGCCGCCTGTACTGGGAGGGGCGGCGGACCCCCCTCACCCCCGGTCCCGAACGGCCCACCGTTCTCGCCTGGCAGATGGACGCGGGCGGAGTGCAGCGACCGGTCGTGAGTCTGCCGGACGGCGTGCGCGTGCTGCCCGTCTCGCCGCGCTGGTACGTGGGCGAGAGGACGGGGGAGCTGGGGCGCGTGACCTCGGCGCTGCCGCCCGCGCTGGAGGCCGCCTTCCTGCGGGTGCCCCCCGTGCCTCCCGCGCAGGCCGCCGGATTCGCGGAGGCGCTGAGGGAAAGCTTCCCGGCGCTCGGCGACGCGCTGCCCGTGCCCCGGCCCGTGCGGGTGAGGCAGGTGCCCGTGGCGTACCAGCCCCTCCTGACGTTGCGCGAGGAGCGGGTGACGGTGAGCCGCCGCAAGGGCTGGCGACATCAGAACGAGAACCGCACCCTCGGCGTCGCCCACCTCGCCCACCTGTACGACGGTCAGCCGCTGACGGCCCCGCGTCAGAGCTACGTGGACGGCGTGCTGCACCTCTCCTCCCGCGATCCCAACGCCGAGAAACGCAGCGCCGGACAGGTCACGCGCACAGGTCTCAAGCGTCTCCAGAGTCTTCAGCCGCGCGGCGACCACGTGGAGCACCACGAGGCCGCCCATCTCTATGCCTTCGCCAACGAGGGCGACTGGCAACGTTTCCTCACCACCGACCTCCCGAAGTTGGAGGCCAAAGGCTTCCGGGTGGAGGTGGACCCCTCCTTCCCCTACCGCTACGCCGAGGTGGAGGACTGGTACGGCGAGGCGGGGGAGGAGGGCGGCTGGTTCACCCTCGAACTCGGCGTGGTCGTGGACGGCGAGCGCGTGAGCCTCATCCCCATCCTCGTCTCCCTCATCGCCGAGCGACCGGAACTCTTCACGCCGGAGGCCCTCGCCGCATTGAAAGACGACGCCGTGATTCCCGCTCGGCTCCCCGACGGTCGCCGCCTCGCGCTGCCCGCCGGACGGGTGCGAGCCATCCTCAGCGTGCTGGTCGAGTTGCACCTGCGGGAGCTGCCCGAGGGTCCCCTCAAGCTGCCCCTGCTCGACGCCGCGCGCCTGGCGATGCTCGACGAGGCGTTGCAGGCGCGGTGGCTCGGTGCCGAACGTCTGCTCGAACTGGGACGCCGCCTGCGCTCCTTCCGGGGGGTGGTGGACGTGGTGCCGCCCGCTGGCCTGCACGCCGAGTTGCGCCCCTACCAGCGGCAGGGCCTCTCTTGGCTGCAATTCCTGCGCGAGTACGATCTGGGCGGGATTCTGGCGGACGACATGGGGCTTGGCAAAACGCTGATGGCCCTCGCCCACCTCCAGACCGAGGTGGAGGCAGGCCGCGCCGACCGTCCCTCCCTCGTCGTCGCCCCCACCAGCGTCCTCGGCAACTGGCGCGCGGAGGCGGCCCGCTTCACGCCGGGGCTGCGGGTGCTGACCCTGCACGGGCCGGGGCGCAAGGCGGAGTTCGGGCGCGTGCCGGATCACGACCTCATCCTCACCACCTACCCGCTGCTCCCGCGTGACGTGGACGCCCTGCGGGAGCACGAGTTCCACCTCCTCGTCCTCGACGAGGCGCAGAACATCAAGAATCCGAGGAGCGCCGCCGCGAAGGCTGCCGGGGCACTCAACGCCCGCCACCGCCTCGCCCTGACCGGCACGCCGCTGGAAAACCACCTCGGCGAGCTGTGGTCGCAGTTCAATTTCCTGACGCCGGGATTGCTGCACGACGAGAAGACCTTCCGCGAGCTGTACCGCAACCCCATCGAGAAACAGGGGGACCGCGCCCGTCAGGCTGCCCTCGCCGCCCGCGTGCGTCCCTTCATCCTGCGCCGTGAGAAACGCGAGGTGGCGACCGAACTGCCGCCCAAGACCGAGATGCCCGTGCGCGTGACGCTCGACGGCGACCAGCGCGACCTGTACGAGACGGTGCGCGTGACCATGCTGGAGCGGGTGCGCGAGGAACTCGACGCGCGGGGGCTGGCCCGCTCCACCGTCGCCATCCTCGACGCGCTGCTCAAGCTGCGGCAGGCCGTGACCGACCCCCGGCTCGTGAGGCTGGAGGCGGCCCGCAAGGTCAGCGGCAGCGCCAAGCTCGACTGGCTGACCGGGAACCTGCCACAGATGGTGGAGGAGGGCCGCCGCGTCCTGATCTTCTCCCAGTTCGCTACCCTGCTCGGCCTGCTGGAGGAGACCCTGACAGACCTCGGCATCGGGTACGCCAAGTTGACGGGGCAGACGAAGAACCGCGCCGCGCAGATCGAACGCTTCCAGGGGGGCGAGGTGCCCGTCTTCCTCATCAGCCTCAAGGCGGGGGGCGTGGGCCTGAACCTCACCGCCGCCGACACGGTGATCCACCTCGACCCGTGGTGGAACCCCGCCGCCGAGAATCAGGCCACCGACCGCGCCTACCGCATCGGGCAGGACAAACCTGTCTTCGTCTACAAGCTGATCGCGGCAGGCAGCGTGGAGGAGCGGATTCTGGACCTCCAGCAGAGGAAATCGGCGCTCGCGCAGGGTGTGCTAGGCGGCGGCCTGACGAGCGCGACGCAATTGACGACCGGGGATTTGGAACGGCTGTTCGCGCCGCTGGAGGAGTCAGAGGGCTGAGAGAACTCCTGACTACGCTGAACGTGTGGAGTGGAGAGAGGTACTCGTCTACATCGCCTGCTTCGGCTGGTTTCTGGGCACGCTGCTGGTGGCCCGTGTTCCGCTGACGCCGCCTTCGACCGGGCGGCGGTTGGGAGTTGCCCTGCTGCTGCTGGCGCTCCTGGCCTGTCTCGGTGGCCTGTCCATCGGTGTTCCCGGTGGTCCTCTGCTCTCCAACAGTGTTGTAGCCCTCGTCTGTGGCTCTGCGCTGGGTTTCGGGGTTTTCAGGAAGCGGGACGGGTCGGGGCGGGAAGCCTCCAGGCCGTCGGTTCCATCACGACCGCTGCGAGAGGAAGCGCCCCGGCTAACGCAGTTGGTCGGCGTGGTGCTGGTTTGCAGCAGCCTCTTCAATCTGACGGGGACGGCGAACTCCGGTTGGAAGACGACGCTGGGCGGTCATTTCCTGGTGTTTGGTTTTGTCGCGCTCCTCCTGTGGTTGGGTCTCGCCCTCATGGTTCTCCCTCCCCGCTGGAAGGTGGCCCTGGGTGTGGGCGGCGGTGCCCTGGCCCTTCTGATCGGCGCTCTGCTTCCTCCGCAGACTCTCTGAACGACTTCCTCCTCCTCGGTCTGGGGCCGCGTAACCCTTCCGTCAGAGGGCCTGCGCCATCCTGTGCTCGTGCGCGCCCTGCTCCCCCTCCTCCTCGCCTCCACCTCCGTGTTCGGGAGCGTTCGGGCGGCCCCAACGACTCCGGCCCCGGCGGGCTACGTCCTGTCCGGGATGCCGCTCGTCCACCAGACGTACAACGCCTGCGGCCCGGCGAGCCTCACGCAAGTCCTGGGTTACTTTGGGGTCAACGTGGCCCTGGCCGACGTGAGCCGCCTGACCCGCCCCACCGAACGCTCCTACATGACCGCTCAGGCCATCGTGGACTTCGCGCCGCTCGCGGGGATGGAGGCGCGGCTGTTCCGGGGCGGCTCGCTGGACACCGTGCGCTCGGCCATCCGCGCCCGCTTGCCGCTGATCGCGCTGCAATCGCATGTCACGCCCACGCAGGTCATTCCCCACTGGCGCGTCGTCACCGGCTACGACGACGCCCGGCAGGAGGTTTACCTGATGGACCCCCTGCTCGGCTACGTGCGGATGAGCTACGCCGACTTCACCCGCGTCTGGGCCGACCACCGGGGCCAGTTCGCGGTGATGTACCCGCCGACCTGGAAGGAAACGGTGCGAAAGGCCATCGGGTAGGGCGCGGCCCTCAACGTCCGCCCGTGTAGGCCCGCGCCGGAACGAACAGTTCGTGGCCCGTCGGGAAGGTGAGGCGCACCCCGGCGGAGGTCCAGTTCACCCGGCTGTCCTGCCACGTCGCCTCATCTTGCCCGTACAGGTCGGGGAGTTCGGGCAGGCTCACGTAATGGCCGTAAGAAGGTTCCTCCGCGTCCCGCCCCAGATACAGCCGCCAGCGGTGTACAGAGCCGAAGAGTGCGGTGGGGCTGGGTCCGTCGTCCACGATCAGGGCGTGGTGAATCCCGTCCGGCGCGTCCCAGCGGGCGACGACCTGTCTTCGTGGAGCGAGGAGCGAGAAGAGGAGCGCGCAGGCGAGGAGGAATCCGGCCAGCCCCCCGACGAGCGCCGCGAGCCAGCCCCGGCCCCTCACCTGACGAACCGCCCACCCTCCTGCATAACCTCCCCGTCCAGACTCAGCCGCCCCCCCGTTCGCAGGTCGGTAATGAGGTCCCAGTGGATCGCGCTCCGGTTCACGCCGCCCGTCTCCGGGTACGAGCGTCCGAGGGCGAGGTGGACGGTGCCGCCGATCTTCTCGTCGAAGAGGATGTTGCCCGTGGGGGTCTGGATGCCGAAGTTGGTGCCGATGCCGAGTTCGCCCAGCCGCCGCGCGCCCGTGTCTGTGGCGAGGGCGGAGCGCAGCACGTCCTCCCCCTCCTCGGCGCTCGCCTCCACGACCTCGCCCGCGCGGAAGACGAGGCGGGCACCGCGCACCATCCGCCCGCCGTACTCCGCCGGGACCGTGAAGGTGACGACGCCCTCGGCGCTGTCCTCCAACGGCCCGGTGAAGACCTCGCCGCTCGGCATGTTGCGTTTGCCGTCGCTGTTGGCCCACGTTCGCCCGCCCACGCGCAGGGTGAGGTCGGTGCCCGGTGCCTCGATCCGCACCCGGTCGGCGCGGGTCAGCCGCTCGATCAGGCGGGCCTGCGTCTCCCGCACCTCGCCCCACGCGGCCACCGGGTCGGGTCGGTCGAGAAACATGGCGCGCATCACGAAGGCCCCAAACTCGGTCTCGCTCATCCCGGCCCCAGCGGCGGCGTGCGCGGTCGGGTAGAGGGTCAGGCACCACTTCTTGCGCGCCCGGATGGACGCCACGGGCGCGCGGGCGGCGGTGAGGCGGGCACGGCGGCCCGCATCCCCCGCCTCTCCCGGCCCCGGCGTCAGGATGCGGAGGCTGCCGTCCAGCGCCTCCACGTCCGCGAGGTCCGCCGGGTGCGCCGCGTCCAGCACCGCGTCCGAGGCGAGGGCCGCGAAGTCCTCGTCCTGGCCGGGGTAGTCCAGCCGCACGACGGGCCGGGCACCGCGCCGCAGCAGGGCGCGCGTCACCTCCCGCACGAGGGGCGTCGCGGGCGTGCCCCCGGCCACGAGCAGCCGCTCACTCGCCCCCGCCGTCAGGCAGTAGTCGGCGAGCAGGGCCGCGTGGCGCTCGGGGTCGTAGCTCAGGGTGGGGGAGACGGAAGGGGTCTGCACGCGCCTGAGCCTAGAGCATGGGGAGGGAAGGCAGTGATGAGGGTTGAGTGTTGGGTGATGAGTGGGCTTTTTGCTCCTCCCCCCTTGCGGGGGAGGCCGGGAGGGGGGTGGCACGCAACGCTTGCTCTCCTCCTAACTGACGGCTGAGAGCTGACGGCTGAAAGCTAATGGCTGAACGCTAATGGCTAACCGCCCCCGACCTTCCTCCCAACCCACCCCGTTATCCTGTCCCGGACATGACGGCCCCCTCCACCCCCAAACTCGATCCCCTGAACACCGCCGTCCTCACCATCACCTGCCCGGACCGGGGGGGCATCGTGGCCGCCGTCTCGCAGTTCCTGCACAACCACGGGGCCAACATCATCCACTCCGATCAGCACTCCACCGACCCCTCGGGCGGCACCTTCTTCATGCGGATGGAGTTTCACCTCGAACGCCTCGACCTCGCGCGGGAGCCGTTCGAGCGGGCCTTCGCCAGCGTCGTCGCCGAACCCTTCGGTATGGACTGGCGGCTGAGCTACACCACCCAGCCCAAGCGCATGGCGATTCTGGTGAGCAAGTATGACCACTGCTTCCTCGACCTGCTGTGGCGCAAGCGGCGGGGCGAGCTGAACATAGAAATCCCCCTCGTCATCTCCAACCACGAGGACCTGCGGCGGGACGCGGAGACCTTCGGCATCCCCTTCCA
This window contains:
- a CDS encoding peptide chain release factor 3, with the translated sequence MTTSDLTQEIARRRTFAIISHPDAGKTTITEKLLLYGGAIQEAGSVTAKEGRSHTKSDWMSIEQQRGISISSSALTFEYSGRHINLLDTPGHQDFSEDTYRTLTAADSALMVLDAARGVQAQTEKLFAVCRNRGIPILTFVNKMDRPALDPFELLEQLEGTLKITAVPLTWPIGDGPDFKGVYDLSTGQVLAFERTSGGKHRAPMQTAGLNDPKLVELVGPDLAAKLVQDVELIQGALPEFEPEAFLNGELTPVFFGSAMNNFGVEHFLANFVDLAPPPGPTETNVGERDPEASFAGFVFKLQANMSRAHRDRTAFMRVMSGHFERGMDVTHTRTGRKLRLSQAHTLFAQDREKVEEAYPGDIVGLVNPGVFQIGDVVSVDPKVQLPSFPRFTPETFATISLKDVGKRKAFMKGLQQLAEEGVVQVFYPTDGARDPYLGAVGPLQFEVFQARLAEEYGVEVEMHVTSYQLVRWLAGDAGSVARFARHVEDDQGRPVMLFRSRYDLDYTAEQHPEIEFLPLPKDLTRV
- a CDS encoding DEAD/DEAH box helicase; the protein is MNLDRVPPAFFSLPTVGAALRMNVADVTELSLNRTAVGYQGNAQVREKGRLYRSTFMLSPGGVYAGGACGCGRKGCAHLARALLSPALDRELERLGGAASLPEPPPTRPEPPDTSDEDAPTVPLASPLRQWLTAVSELTGEGPGERGGVTLRFDLGVTLRSRTARETLTLRVRRATREGGRGEVHAVSGYALPHALRWNRSDEGGLPRFAAPDRDVLTVLALGGESGVLKGEEVWYLGDHPLTDPLLTRLLDTGRLYWEGRRTPLTPGPERPTVLAWQMDAGGVQRPVVSLPDGVRVLPVSPRWYVGERTGELGRVTSALPPALEAAFLRVPPVPPAQAAGFAEALRESFPALGDALPVPRPVRVRQVPVAYQPLLTLREERVTVSRRKGWRHQNENRTLGVAHLAHLYDGQPLTAPRQSYVDGVLHLSSRDPNAEKRSAGQVTRTGLKRLQSLQPRGDHVEHHEAAHLYAFANEGDWQRFLTTDLPKLEAKGFRVEVDPSFPYRYAEVEDWYGEAGEEGGWFTLELGVVVDGERVSLIPILVSLIAERPELFTPEALAALKDDAVIPARLPDGRRLALPAGRVRAILSVLVELHLRELPEGPLKLPLLDAARLAMLDEALQARWLGAERLLELGRRLRSFRGVVDVVPPAGLHAELRPYQRQGLSWLQFLREYDLGGILADDMGLGKTLMALAHLQTEVEAGRADRPSLVVAPTSVLGNWRAEAARFTPGLRVLTLHGPGRKAEFGRVPDHDLILTTYPLLPRDVDALREHEFHLLVLDEAQNIKNPRSAAAKAAGALNARHRLALTGTPLENHLGELWSQFNFLTPGLLHDEKTFRELYRNPIEKQGDRARQAALAARVRPFILRREKREVATELPPKTEMPVRVTLDGDQRDLYETVRVTMLERVREELDARGLARSTVAILDALLKLRQAVTDPRLVRLEAARKVSGSAKLDWLTGNLPQMVEEGRRVLIFSQFATLLGLLEETLTDLGIGYAKLTGQTKNRAAQIERFQGGEVPVFLISLKAGGVGLNLTAADTVIHLDPWWNPAAENQATDRAYRIGQDKPVFVYKLIAAGSVEERILDLQQRKSALAQGVLGGGLTSATQLTTGDLERLFAPLEESEG
- a CDS encoding C39 family peptidase, with amino-acid sequence MRALLPLLLASTSVFGSVRAAPTTPAPAGYVLSGMPLVHQTYNACGPASLTQVLGYFGVNVALADVSRLTRPTERSYMTAQAIVDFAPLAGMEARLFRGGSLDTVRSAIRARLPLIALQSHVTPTQVIPHWRVVTGYDDARQEVYLMDPLLGYVRMSYADFTRVWADHRGQFAVMYPPTWKETVRKAIG
- a CDS encoding aminopeptidase, whose product is MQTPSVSPTLSYDPERHAALLADYCLTAGASERLLVAGGTPATPLVREVTRALLRRGARPVVRLDYPGQDEDFAALASDAVLDAAHPADLADVEALDGSLRILTPGPGEAGDAGRRARLTAARAPVASIRARKKWCLTLYPTAHAAAGAGMSETEFGAFVMRAMFLDRPDPVAAWGEVRETQARLIERLTRADRVRIEAPGTDLTLRVGGRTWANSDGKRNMPSGEVFTGPLEDSAEGVVTFTVPAEYGGRMVRGARLVFRAGEVVEASAEEGEDVLRSALATDTGARRLGELGIGTNFGIQTPTGNILFDEKIGGTVHLALGRSYPETGGVNRSAIHWDLITDLRTGGRLSLDGEVMQEGGRFVR
- the purU gene encoding formyltetrahydrofolate deformylase → MTAPSTPKLDPLNTAVLTITCPDRGGIVAAVSQFLHNHGANIIHSDQHSTDPSGGTFFMRMEFHLERLDLAREPFERAFASVVAEPFGMDWRLSYTTQPKRMAILVSKYDHCFLDLLWRKRRGELNIEIPLVISNHEDLRRDAETFGIPFHVVPVTKENKAEAEAEQVRLMQEVGADFAVLARYMQILSGDFLSGFGRPVINIHHSFLPAFVGANPYRAAFNRGVKLIGATSHYVTEELDAGPIIAQDVVPVTHRETPDTLMRVGRDVERQVLARAVKAHVEDRVLVYGNKTVVF